The Flavobacterium sp. 1 genome contains the following window.
TCACTTCGCTTGCAATCCCCTATTATTGAAATCCCTCAAAACATTCAGGTAGTAACAGGAAAACTGATCCAAGACCAACAAATTAACAATATGCTTGAAGGTGTTACCCGCAACGTGAGTGGAGCTACACGTGTAGAGCACTGGGATAATTATGCCAATATTACTATGAGAGGAAGCCAAGTTGCCGCTTTTAGAAATGGTATGAACGTAAGTACTACATGGGGCCCATTGACGGAAGACATGAGTCTAGTAGAACGCATCGAATTTGTAAAAGGCCCCGCAGGATTTATGTTATCAAACGGAAATCCAAGTGGTTTTTATAATGTGGTAACCAAAAAACCAAGCGGAAGAAACAAAGGAGAAGCAAGTTTATCTCTGGGAAGTTATGGTATGTATAGAGGTACATTGGATTTAGACGGTAAATTGACTAAAGACGGAAAACTTTTGTACCGTTTCAATGCAATGGGAGAAAAGAAAGACAGCTACCGCGATTTTGATTTTAATGACCGTTATACTTTTGCACCTGTATTAAAATATTTATTTTCAGACAAAACTTCTGCAACGCTAGAATATACACAACAATTTTCGAAAGTAAATGCAATAGGAAGCAACTATGTTTATGCTAAGCACGGTTACGAAGAATTACCAAGAAGCTTCACAACTTCAGAGAAAGAATTAGATCCTACACAAATGCTGGAAAGAAGTCTTTTGGGTATTTTTGAACATAGCCTAAATGACAAATGGAAAATTACTGCTCAAGGTTCTTACTTAAATTACGAACAAGAAGGAATGTCTTTATGGCCAGCTGGTTTTGATCCTGCAAATGATGCAATACTTAAAAGAACTGGTGGGAACTGGGATATTTTAGGAAAAATATATACTGGACAAGCTTTTGTAAATGGCGAGGCTCAAACTGGATCTGTTTCTCACAAAATATTAGGAGGATTTGACATGAGTGACAAAACCTATTACCATGACTGGTCACAATCTTTCACTTTACCAGATTTAGATATTTATAACCCAGTGCATGGTATACCAGCTTCGCCAACTTTTGACAGAAGTAAAGATATTAAAGACAGAGGCGTAAAATATTATAATAATTACAAAGGCTTTTATGCGCAGGATGAATTAGGATTCTTAGATAATGCACTTCGTTTAACATTGGCTGGAAGATATACTATACTAAAAGCTGGTGATGTATATTCTGGTGGTTCAAAAAACGATAAATTCACGCCGCGTATTGGATTAAGTTATTCTATTGACAAAAATACATCTGCCTATTTTGTGAGAGATGAGTCTTTTACAGAAAACTATGGTACAGATTGGCAAGAAAAAAGTTTTAGTCCTCAAACGGGAACAAATTTAGAATTAGGTTTCAAAAGAGACTGGCTGAACGGAAAATGGAATTCTACGTTTGCTGCCTACCAAATTACCACAGACAATATTCTTACATTAGACTCAGAACATTCTACACCTGCTAAGCAATTTAGCAAAGAAAGTGGTCAGCAAAAGGTAAAAGGTTTTGAAATTGACATTCGAGGAGAAATTTTTAAGAACTTTGATATTGTTGCCAATTATGCTTTCACAGAAGGAAAAACTACCAAAGATACCAACCCAAATATGGTAGGAAATCAAATTCCAGGAAGTTCAAGACATATTCAAAACACTTGGCTAAATTATAAAGTAGATAACGGATTACTGAACGGATTGGGTCTTTCATTAGGATATCAATATCAGGTAGGAAGAGCTCCTTGGTATATTTCACCTGATAACACTACTGCGCTGCCTGACTATTTCCGTTTGGATGGTGGTGTATCATATCAAATAAAAAAAGTATACATAAACCTTATTGTGAACAACTTACTTAACAAGTACTTATATTCTGGAGGATATTACAGCTATACCGATATGTATTACTGGCAAGCTGAAGCAGGTACTAATGCAAGAGTAACTGTAAGTTATAAATTTTAAATTATTTTTTGCACCTTTTAACTAAACTCCTCATTAACCTGAGGAGTTTTATCCTTTTTTAATGAAAAATAATAGCTTAAAAAAACTGATTGGAAAAATTCACTTATGGCTCGGATTGTCTTCTGGCATAATTGTATTTATTATTGCCATTACAGGCTGCCTGTATGCTTTTCAGGAAGAAATACAAAATATCACCGAAGAATACCGTTTTGTCGAAAAACAAAACAAACCTTTTCTCCCTCCATCCCAATTGGAAGAAATTGCAAAAAAAGCACTTCCGGGTAAAGTCTTGCATGCCATCAAATACAATGGAACCGAAAAATCAGCGGAAGCTATATTTTATCATTACGAACCCACATATTATTATATTGTTTACCTAAATCCATATTCGGGCAAAGTAATAGAAACAGCTAATATGGACGAAGGCTTTTTCAGGTTCATCCTCGACGGACACTATTACCTTTGGTTTCCCCCAGAAATTGGACAACCCATTGTAGCCTCGGCAACCTTAATATTCTTGGTACTGCTGCTT
Protein-coding sequences here:
- a CDS encoding TonB-dependent receptor, encoding MKYLNQQLPLFKLFLYLFILSTASAFAQNKGSLKGTVQTSDNKPAEGVSVTVKELNRTTIADNNGVFAIKNLPAGSYTLIVTLVGNSDVQQNVTIVSGETASVNINLSLSNNELNQVVVLSNKSAFKTNRISSSLRLQSPIIEIPQNIQVVTGKLIQDQQINNMLEGVTRNVSGATRVEHWDNYANITMRGSQVAAFRNGMNVSTTWGPLTEDMSLVERIEFVKGPAGFMLSNGNPSGFYNVVTKKPSGRNKGEASLSLGSYGMYRGTLDLDGKLTKDGKLLYRFNAMGEKKDSYRDFDFNDRYTFAPVLKYLFSDKTSATLEYTQQFSKVNAIGSNYVYAKHGYEELPRSFTTSEKELDPTQMLERSLLGIFEHSLNDKWKITAQGSYLNYEQEGMSLWPAGFDPANDAILKRTGGNWDILGKIYTGQAFVNGEAQTGSVSHKILGGFDMSDKTYYHDWSQSFTLPDLDIYNPVHGIPASPTFDRSKDIKDRGVKYYNNYKGFYAQDELGFLDNALRLTLAGRYTILKAGDVYSGGSKNDKFTPRIGLSYSIDKNTSAYFVRDESFTENYGTDWQEKSFSPQTGTNLELGFKRDWLNGKWNSTFAAYQITTDNILTLDSEHSTPAKQFSKESGQQKVKGFEIDIRGEIFKNFDIVANYAFTEGKTTKDTNPNMVGNQIPGSSRHIQNTWLNYKVDNGLLNGLGLSLGYQYQVGRAPWYISPDNTTALPDYFRLDGGVSYQIKKVYINLIVNNLLNKYLYSGGYYSYTDMYYWQAEAGTNARVTVSYKF